The following proteins come from a genomic window of Deltaproteobacteria bacterium:
- the pdxA gene encoding 4-hydroxythreonine-4-phosphate dehydrogenase PdxA: MGNREGRILDRPLIGLTMGDVAGVGPEIAVKALQERSLLSVCRLVVLGDRSALLNAMERLDARPDLKEVASMDELQAADEDLLFYALTDDVGRRAPMGRVSKDAGKASGIYIETAAKLAMEGVIGGVATGPIHKEGLRLAGYPFPGHTEFFAYLTMAPDYVMMLAGERLRVTLVTIHCPLREAPARLSVESIYRTMDITYRGLERDFGIHRPRLAVAGLNPHAGEGGLFGDEEMHIIVPAVEKAREAGMDADGPLPPDTVFVKAARGSYDAVVCMYHDQGLIPLKLLHFSDGINVTLGLPIVRTSVDHGTAYDIAGAGKADPRSLIQAVKAAALMAENRKKAGFAVHGCR; this comes from the coding sequence ATGGGAAACCGGGAGGGGCGAATATTGGACAGACCGCTGATCGGTCTTACCATGGGGGATGTGGCCGGCGTAGGTCCCGAAATAGCTGTGAAGGCGCTGCAGGAGCGTAGCCTTTTGAGCGTCTGCCGGCTGGTGGTATTGGGAGATCGCTCGGCATTGCTGAACGCCATGGAGCGTCTCGATGCCAGACCCGACTTGAAGGAAGTTGCCTCCATGGATGAGCTCCAGGCAGCGGACGAAGACCTCCTTTTTTACGCACTGACCGATGACGTGGGCCGTCGCGCGCCAATGGGCAGGGTTAGCAAGGACGCCGGAAAGGCGTCGGGGATCTACATCGAAACCGCGGCCAAACTGGCTATGGAAGGCGTGATCGGCGGCGTGGCCACCGGCCCCATTCACAAGGAAGGCTTGCGCCTGGCCGGATACCCGTTTCCCGGCCACACCGAGTTTTTTGCCTATCTTACCATGGCGCCGGACTACGTTATGATGCTGGCCGGCGAGCGACTTCGGGTCACACTGGTCACCATCCACTGTCCTTTGCGGGAGGCGCCCGCGCGGCTGTCGGTGGAATCGATCTACCGAACCATGGACATCACGTATCGGGGACTCGAGAGGGATTTCGGCATCCATCGTCCCAGGTTGGCCGTGGCCGGACTCAATCCTCATGCCGGAGAAGGCGGCCTTTTCGGCGACGAGGAAATGCATATCATCGTTCCGGCCGTTGAGAAAGCCCGCGAAGCGGGCATGGATGCGGACGGACCGCTTCCTCCCGATACCGTTTTCGTGAAGGCGGCGAGGGGAAGCTATGACGCCGTGGTCTGCATGTATCACGATCAGGGCTTGATCCCTCTGAAATTGCTGCATTTTTCGGATGGTATCAACGTCACTCTGGGACTCCCCATTGTTCGCACCTCGGTGGATCATGGAACCGCTTATGATATTGCCGGCGCCGGAAAGGCGGATCCCAGGAGTTTGATCCAGGCCGTCAAAGCAGCGGCTCTCATGGCTGAAAATCGAAAGAAAGCAGGTTTTGCCGTTCATGGCTGTAGATAA
- a CDS encoding CopD family protein gives MVLRRSKRMAIGRPVVGVKTGLVVYVLPLLTIQCLSFLSPAQATEEYAERTGRECTYCHVESIGGRLNTTGFAFIRNGYQYPIPSEVLEKVRSFRSPVFKTVRFIVGYLHLLAAMVFFGAIFYIHIFVKPATLVGGIPRSERILGVSCMAALILTGIFLTWERIYRWEQFFNNTFGLMLFVKMALFAVMILNALFAITILHRRMGREAHGSPDPADAEHAGFSDVGRFDGTGGRPAYVLYENKVYDVSKSAKWKDGKHFGRHTAGTDLTEAMKGAPHGPEVLERVTYVGEKPETAPSAGRSPGPAHRVFVGVAYANLVIIFLILGCISVWRWDFPIELVP, from the coding sequence ATGGTGCTTCGGCGATCGAAAAGGATGGCGATCGGACGTCCCGTAGTCGGGGTGAAAACCGGTCTGGTCGTTTATGTGCTTCCCCTGCTGACGATCCAGTGCCTTTCGTTCCTCTCGCCGGCGCAGGCGACCGAGGAATACGCGGAACGCACGGGCCGGGAATGCACGTACTGCCATGTGGAGAGTATAGGCGGCCGGTTGAATACCACGGGATTCGCTTTCATCCGCAACGGATATCAGTATCCCATACCGAGTGAGGTACTGGAGAAAGTACGGTCCTTCCGGTCGCCGGTTTTCAAAACCGTCCGATTCATCGTAGGCTATCTTCACCTCCTGGCCGCCATGGTGTTCTTCGGCGCGATTTTCTATATTCACATCTTCGTCAAACCGGCGACGCTGGTCGGAGGCATTCCCAGGAGTGAGCGCATACTGGGAGTAAGCTGCATGGCGGCCCTCATCCTCACGGGAATCTTCCTGACATGGGAGCGGATCTACCGGTGGGAGCAGTTCTTCAATAACACGTTCGGACTGATGCTGTTCGTCAAAATGGCGCTTTTCGCCGTAATGATCCTCAACGCCTTGTTCGCCATCACGATTCTTCATCGCCGAATGGGGCGGGAGGCGCACGGATCCCCTGATCCGGCGGACGCTGAACACGCCGGGTTTTCCGACGTGGGCCGTTTCGACGGGACGGGGGGACGCCCGGCATACGTGTTGTACGAGAACAAAGTGTATGATGTTAGCAAAAGCGCCAAATGGAAAGACGGCAAGCATTTCGGCCGGCACACGGCGGGGACGGATCTGACCGAAGCCATGAAGGGCGCGCCGCATGGGCCTGAAGTGCTCGAACGCGTGACGTACGTGGGAGAAAAGCCCGAAACGGCCCCTTCCGCCGGCCGTTCCCCCGGGCCCGCCCATCGGGTCTTTGTCGGGGTGGCCTACGCCAATCTGGTCATCATATTCCTGATCCTGGGCTGCATCAGTGTGTGGCGATGGGATTTTCCCATTGAGCTTGTACCCTGA